One Callospermophilus lateralis isolate mCalLat2 chromosome 6, mCalLat2.hap1, whole genome shotgun sequence genomic region harbors:
- the Muc21 gene encoding mucin-21, with protein MATSSTFNQTTTVTSNARSSTTSGGTSIISYIVSRVSSRENSTVANTGSSVISNGANTTSNTTSTANSGRANTISRPRTTLNSDRTSTTFNPAINFTSSGASTTSNSISITTSVETNATPNTASTSSSSEGSRTSNTVSSASSDEVITAINTVSRVTSSGSSTTSNTASITTSVKTNAIPNTTSTLTSSEGRITPNAVSSATSDKVSTAINTGFSVTSSGMSTTSNSGSNATSKVSTTPASTGIHTTFYRISTSITTPVNEVKPSGSLEPWEIFLITLVSIVVAVGLFAGIFFCMRNYLSLRNILDTAVYYPHGTYRGPSPPENHAVPHRPSWSPNWFRRRPVSPVAMEMSGR; from the exons ATGGCAACCAGCTCAACATTCAACCAAACCACCACTGTAACATCCAATGCCAGATCCAGTACAACTTCTGGAGGAACCAGTATAATCTCCTATATTGTATCCAGAGTGAGCTCCCGTGAAAACAGCACAGTTGCCAACACTGGATCCAGTGTGATCTCCAATGGGGCCAACACAACTTCCAACACTACTTCCACTGCAAACTCTGGTAGGGCCAATACAATCTCTAGGCCTAGAACCACATTGAACTCTGATAGGACCAGCACAACCTTCAACCCTGCAATCAATTTTACCTCCAGTGGGGCCAGCACAACCTCTAACAGTATATCCATTACAACCTCTGTTGAGACCAATGCAACCCCCAACACTGCTTCCACATCATCTTCTAGTGAGGGCAGCAGAACTTCCAACACTGTTTCTAGTGCATCCTCTGATGAGGTCATTACAGCTATCAACACTGTATCTAGAGTGACCTCCAGTGGGTCCAGCACAACCTCTAACACTGCATCCATTACAACCTCTGTTAAGACCAatgcaatccccaacaccacatccACATTGACTTCCAGTGAGGGCAGAATAACCCCCAATGCTGTGTCCAGTGCAACATCTGATAAGGTCAGCACAGCTATCAACACTGGATTCAGTGTGACCTCCAGTGGGATGAGCACAACCTCTAACTCTGGATCAAATGCAACCTCCAAAGTCTCTACCACACCTGCTTCAACTGGAATACACACAACTTTCTACAGAATTAGTACAAGTATTACTACTCCAGTGAATGAGGTGAAGCCCAGTGGGTCCCTGGAGCCTTGGGAAATCTTCCTCATCACGCTCGTCTCAATTGTAGTGGCTGTGGGGCTCTTTGCTGGGATCTTCTTTTGTATG agaaACTACCTGTCCCTGAGAAACATCTTAGACACAGCTGTCTACTACCCCCATGGTACCTACCGTGGCCCAAGCCCTCCAGAGAATCATGCAGTCCCCCACAGGCCTAGCTGGAGCCCTAACTGGTTCCGGAGGAGACCAGTATCCCCAGTGGCCATGGAGATGAGTGGAAGATAG